The following are encoded in a window of Halorarum salinum genomic DNA:
- a CDS encoding 30S ribosomal protein S8e, giving the protein MKDQSGRQKRKRTGGRRRTLRNKKRHQLGREPAETTVGEPRFQTVASRGTGEKVRALSTNVAQVTDGGETTEAEIEDVVENPSNVNYVRRNIITKGAVIETSAGRARVTSRPGQSGQVNAVVVDE; this is encoded by the coding sequence ATGAAGGATCAGAGCGGCCGTCAGAAGCGAAAGCGCACCGGCGGTCGACGCCGAACGCTCCGCAACAAGAAGCGCCACCAGCTCGGCCGCGAGCCGGCGGAGACGACCGTCGGCGAGCCCCGGTTCCAGACCGTCGCCTCCCGCGGCACGGGCGAGAAGGTCCGCGCGCTCTCGACGAACGTCGCGCAGGTGACCGACGGCGGCGAGACGACCGAGGCGGAGATCGAGGACGTCGTCGAGAACCCCTCGAACGTGAACTACGTTCGCCGGAACATCATCACGAAGGGCGCCGTCATCGAGACGAGCGCCGGACGCGCGCGCGTCACCTCCCGGCCGGGGCAGTCCGGCCAGGTGAACGCCGTCGTCGTGGACGAGTAG
- the larC gene encoding nickel pincer cofactor biosynthesis protein LarC has product MRTLAFDGRMGAAGDMLLGALVAAGADPAVLDPVEDALPVTYEFETVEKCGIAATRAHVVHDEARADGGEDGEAHGHDDAHDHYRGHDHSHGNGEHHSHDHSHDDSHGRSHGHDHDHGAEGHGPQRTYAEVVEFVEGMGLPEPVESDALATFEVLGEAESSVHGKPLADTHFHEVGADDAIADVVGCCLLFADLAPEHVVTTPLATGDGEVEFSHGVYPVPVPAVVEIAERADWSLRGGPVDAELLTPTGAAILAHFADGTDRLPPLRVAESGYGAGGYDFPDRPNVLRAIVGEAADGGEIEPATASTGRAGLVRDDVAVLETNLDDATPEVLGGLHGALREVGALDVAVLPATMKKSRPGHLVKVVCKPEDAEAVARRLAEETGTLGVREGGASHRWIAEREFETVELELGGGSFDVAVKVASDVDGEVYDVSAEYDDAAAAARESGVPTREVMRRAEAAARER; this is encoded by the coding sequence ATGCGAACGCTCGCCTTCGACGGCCGGATGGGTGCCGCCGGGGACATGTTGCTCGGCGCGCTCGTCGCGGCCGGCGCAGACCCGGCGGTGCTGGACCCGGTCGAGGACGCGCTGCCGGTCACCTACGAGTTCGAGACCGTCGAGAAGTGCGGCATCGCGGCGACCCGCGCACACGTCGTCCACGACGAGGCGCGGGCCGACGGCGGGGAGGACGGGGAGGCACACGGGCACGACGACGCACACGATCACTACCGCGGCCACGACCACTCCCACGGAAACGGTGAACACCACTCGCACGACCATTCGCACGACGACAGCCACGGACGCTCGCACGGCCACGATCACGACCACGGCGCGGAGGGTCACGGCCCGCAGCGCACCTACGCCGAGGTCGTCGAGTTCGTGGAGGGGATGGGCCTCCCGGAACCCGTCGAGTCGGACGCGCTCGCGACCTTCGAGGTCCTGGGCGAGGCCGAGTCCTCGGTCCACGGCAAGCCGCTCGCGGACACGCACTTCCACGAGGTCGGCGCGGACGACGCCATCGCGGACGTGGTCGGCTGCTGTCTCCTGTTCGCGGACCTCGCGCCGGAGCACGTCGTCACGACGCCGCTCGCGACCGGCGACGGCGAGGTCGAGTTCAGCCACGGCGTCTACCCGGTCCCGGTCCCCGCGGTCGTCGAGATCGCCGAGCGGGCCGACTGGTCGCTCCGCGGCGGTCCGGTCGACGCCGAACTGCTCACCCCGACCGGCGCGGCCATCCTCGCACACTTCGCCGACGGGACCGACCGCCTGCCGCCGCTCCGCGTCGCGGAGTCCGGCTACGGCGCCGGTGGCTACGACTTCCCGGACCGACCGAACGTCCTCCGCGCCATCGTCGGCGAGGCCGCCGACGGCGGCGAGATCGAACCCGCCACGGCCTCGACCGGCCGTGCGGGCCTCGTCCGCGACGACGTCGCGGTCCTCGAGACGAACCTCGACGACGCGACGCCGGAGGTGCTCGGCGGTCTCCACGGGGCGCTCCGGGAGGTCGGCGCGCTCGACGTCGCGGTCCTCCCGGCGACGATGAAGAAGTCCCGCCCGGGACACCTCGTGAAGGTCGTCTGCAAGCCCGAGGACGCCGAGGCGGTCGCCCGCAGACTGGCCGAGGAGACCGGCACCCTCGGCGTGCGGGAGGGCGGCGCGAGCCACCGCTGGATCGCCGAGCGCGAGTTCGAGACGGTCGAACTCGAACTCGGGGGAGGCTCCTTCGACGTCGCCGTCAAGGTGGCCTCGGACGTCGACGGCGAGGTGTACGACGTGAGCGCCGAGTACGACGACGCCGCGGCGGCGGCCCGCGAGTCGGGCGTCCCGACCCGCGAGGTGATGCGCCGCGCCGAGGCGGCCGCCCGCGAGCGATGA
- the radB gene encoding DNA repair and recombination protein RadB codes for MSDPLTTGSDALDTLLGGGIERGVVTQLYGPPAAGKTNVALTAAAEAAIAGDAVLYVDTEDLSMERFRQIVEARTDEPVEEVASRLIVTEALSFEEQGEAVRDAEGFAESVDLVVLDSATGFYRLERTGDQEGGESLRTVATQITHLLSLARKHDLAVLVTNQVFTDPDADRIRPLGGNTLEHWTGVVVRLDRYRGGNRRATLEKHRSQPAGGTARFRIAGGGIEDADEP; via the coding sequence GTGTCCGACCCGCTCACCACCGGCTCCGACGCCCTCGACACCCTCCTCGGCGGCGGCATCGAGCGCGGCGTCGTCACGCAGCTGTACGGCCCGCCCGCGGCCGGCAAGACGAACGTCGCGCTGACCGCCGCCGCGGAGGCGGCCATCGCCGGCGACGCCGTGCTGTACGTCGACACGGAGGACCTGTCGATGGAGCGGTTCCGGCAGATCGTCGAGGCGCGGACGGACGAGCCGGTCGAGGAGGTCGCCTCGCGGCTCATCGTCACCGAGGCGCTCTCCTTCGAGGAGCAGGGGGAGGCGGTCAGGGACGCCGAGGGGTTCGCCGAGTCGGTCGACCTCGTCGTGCTCGACTCGGCGACGGGCTTCTACCGGCTCGAACGCACCGGCGACCAGGAGGGCGGCGAGTCGCTGCGGACGGTCGCGACCCAGATCACCCACCTCCTCTCGCTCGCCCGCAAGCACGACCTCGCGGTCCTCGTCACCAACCAGGTGTTCACCGACCCGGACGCCGACCGGATCCGCCCGCTCGGGGGGAACACGCTCGAACACTGGACCGGCGTCGTCGTCCGACTCGACCGATACAGGGGTGGGAACCGTCGCGCGACCCTCGAGAAGCACCGCTCACAGCCCGCCGGCGGGACCGCACGGTTCCGGATCGCCGGCGGCGGCATCGAGGACGCCGACGAGCCCTGA
- a CDS encoding DUF7126 family protein: MTTKTAIVAGPDEDDLGDALEAQDLEVTRLDGVVTGDALRGADVDGAALFVLTDVGEATSIAVAKELNPDVRVVVYARESLPEFAAAQADLAVDPELLEADVVAEELAG, translated from the coding sequence ATGACAACGAAGACCGCCATCGTCGCCGGTCCCGACGAGGACGACCTCGGGGACGCCCTCGAAGCCCAGGACCTCGAGGTCACCCGACTCGACGGGGTCGTCACCGGCGACGCCCTCCGGGGAGCCGACGTCGACGGCGCCGCGCTGTTCGTCCTCACCGACGTCGGGGAGGCGACGAGCATCGCCGTCGCGAAGGAACTGAACCCGGACGTCCGGGTGGTCGTCTACGCGCGCGAGTCGCTGCCCGAGTTCGCGGCCGCCCAGGCCGACCTCGCGGTCGACCCGGAGCTCCTCGAGGCCGACGTCGTCGCCGAGGAACTCGCCGGATAG
- the guaA gene encoding glutamine-hydrolyzing GMP synthase: MVDADAFVEEATAEIGDEVGDANAVIALSGGVDSSVAAALAYRALGDRLTPVYVDTGLMRKGETEAIRETFSFMDSLRVVEAQDRFLDALAGVTDPEEKRNVIGEGFIREFEREAREADADYLVQGTIYPDRIESEGNIKSHHNVGGLPDVVDFEGIVEPVRDLYKDEVREVARALDLEEVVSERMPFPGPGLAVRVVGEVTREKVAVAREACHVVEEETEEHDPWQAFAAVLGKATGVKGDNRVHGWVVTVRSVESRDGMTARAQELPWETLQRIQSRITGENENVARVVYDVTHKPPATIEYE; this comes from the coding sequence ATGGTCGACGCCGACGCCTTCGTCGAGGAGGCCACCGCCGAGATCGGCGACGAGGTCGGCGACGCCAACGCCGTCATCGCGCTCTCGGGCGGGGTCGACTCCTCGGTCGCGGCGGCGCTCGCGTACCGCGCGCTCGGCGACCGGCTCACCCCGGTGTACGTCGACACCGGGCTGATGCGCAAGGGCGAGACCGAGGCCATCCGCGAGACGTTCTCGTTCATGGACTCCCTGCGGGTCGTGGAGGCCCAGGACCGCTTCCTCGACGCGCTGGCGGGCGTGACCGACCCAGAGGAGAAGCGCAACGTCATCGGCGAGGGGTTCATCCGCGAGTTCGAGCGCGAGGCGAGGGAGGCCGACGCGGACTACCTCGTCCAGGGGACCATCTACCCCGACCGCATCGAGAGCGAGGGGAACATCAAGTCCCACCACAACGTCGGCGGGCTTCCGGACGTCGTGGACTTCGAGGGCATCGTCGAACCGGTCCGCGACCTGTACAAGGACGAGGTCCGCGAGGTCGCCCGCGCGCTCGACCTGGAGGAGGTCGTCTCCGAGCGCATGCCGTTCCCGGGCCCCGGCCTGGCCGTCCGCGTCGTCGGCGAGGTGACCCGCGAGAAGGTCGCGGTCGCCCGCGAGGCGTGTCACGTCGTCGAGGAGGAGACCGAGGAGCACGACCCCTGGCAGGCGTTCGCCGCCGTGCTCGGCAAGGCGACGGGCGTGAAGGGCGACAACCGCGTCCACGGCTGGGTGGTGACGGTTCGGTCGGTCGAGTCGCGCGACGGGATGACCGCCCGAGCCCAGGAACTCCCCTGGGAGACGCTCCAGCGCATCCAGTCGCGGATCACCGGGGAGAACGAGAACGTGGCGCGCGTCGTGTACGACGTGACCCACAAGCCGCCCGCGACGATCGAGTACGAGTAG
- a CDS encoding CDC48 family AAA ATPase, whose product MNEVQLEVAKAYPNDSGRGIARLDPDTLLHLKLSPGDIIEIEGAETTAAKVWRADRQDWNTDTVRIDGFTRQNADVGIGERVTIRKAEATKAESLTLAPPEEASVQFGSDAAGMVKRQILKRPVVERDIVPVMSSTNHPFMRSPGQAIPLIAVDTEPEGVVLITEDTEVELREEPISGFEKTGGGITYEDIGGLQGEIQRVREMVELPMKHPQIFQKLGIEPPQGVLLHGPPGTGKTLLAKAVANETSASFFSIAGPEIISKYYGESEQQLREIFEDAKDDSPSIIFIDELDSIAPKREDVTGEVERRVVAQLLTMMDGLETRGQVIVIAATNRVDSVDPALRRPGRFDREIEIGVPDESGRKEVLQIHTRGMPLSDDVNLDRLADETHGFVGADIESLTKEAAMKALRRYLPEIDLDEEDIPPSLIDRMIVKRSDFHGALADVEPSAMREVLVELPKITWDDVGGLEDPKQKVKEAVEWPLSDPEKFDRMGVEAPKGILLYGPPGTGKTLMAKAVASETNANFISVRGPQLLSKWVGESEKAIRQTFRKARQVSPTIIFFDELDSLAPSRGQEMGNNVSERVVNQLLTELDGLEEMGDVMVIGASNRPDMIDPALIRSGRFDRLVMIGQPDEEGREQILKIHTGDTPLAPDVSLRELAEITDGYVGSDLESIAREAAIEALREDDDAEEVGMRHFRQAMESVRPTITDDILSYYEGVEEQFKGGGTDSLRRDQGGRIGFQ is encoded by the coding sequence ATGAACGAAGTCCAACTCGAAGTTGCGAAAGCCTACCCGAACGACTCGGGGCGCGGCATCGCGCGTCTCGACCCCGACACCCTGCTCCACCTGAAGCTCTCCCCCGGTGACATCATCGAGATCGAGGGCGCGGAGACGACCGCCGCGAAAGTGTGGCGCGCCGACCGGCAGGACTGGAACACCGACACCGTCCGCATCGACGGGTTCACCCGCCAGAACGCCGACGTCGGCATCGGCGAGCGGGTCACCATCCGCAAGGCCGAGGCGACGAAGGCCGAGAGCCTGACGCTCGCTCCCCCCGAGGAGGCGTCGGTCCAGTTCGGCTCGGACGCGGCGGGCATGGTGAAACGACAGATCCTCAAGCGGCCGGTCGTCGAGCGCGACATCGTCCCCGTGATGTCGAGCACGAACCACCCGTTCATGCGCTCGCCCGGCCAGGCCATCCCGCTCATCGCGGTCGACACCGAGCCGGAGGGCGTCGTCCTCATCACCGAGGACACCGAGGTCGAACTCCGCGAGGAGCCCATCTCCGGGTTCGAGAAGACGGGGGGCGGCATCACCTACGAGGACATCGGCGGCCTCCAGGGCGAGATCCAGCGCGTGCGGGAGATGGTCGAACTCCCGATGAAGCACCCGCAGATCTTCCAGAAACTCGGCATCGAGCCGCCCCAGGGCGTCCTGCTTCACGGCCCGCCCGGCACCGGGAAGACGCTGCTCGCCAAGGCGGTCGCCAACGAGACGAGCGCCTCGTTCTTCTCCATCGCGGGCCCCGAGATCATCTCGAAGTACTACGGCGAGTCCGAACAGCAGCTCCGGGAGATCTTCGAGGACGCGAAGGACGACTCACCGTCGATCATCTTCATCGACGAACTGGACTCCATCGCGCCCAAACGCGAGGACGTCACCGGCGAGGTCGAGCGCCGCGTCGTCGCCCAGTTGCTGACGATGATGGACGGGCTGGAGACGCGGGGACAGGTCATCGTCATCGCGGCGACGAACCGCGTCGACTCGGTCGACCCCGCGCTCCGCCGACCCGGCCGCTTCGATCGCGAGATCGAGATCGGCGTGCCGGACGAGTCCGGCCGCAAGGAGGTGCTGCAGATCCACACCCGGGGGATGCCGCTCTCGGACGACGTGAACCTCGACCGCCTGGCCGACGAGACGCACGGCTTCGTCGGCGCCGACATCGAGAGCCTGACGAAGGAGGCCGCGATGAAGGCGCTCCGCCGGTACCTCCCCGAGATCGACCTCGACGAGGAGGACATCCCGCCGAGCCTCATCGACCGGATGATCGTCAAGCGGAGCGACTTCCACGGGGCGCTCGCCGACGTCGAGCCCTCGGCGATGCGGGAGGTGCTCGTCGAACTCCCGAAGATCACCTGGGACGACGTGGGCGGCCTGGAGGACCCCAAACAGAAGGTGAAGGAGGCCGTCGAGTGGCCGCTCTCCGACCCCGAGAAGTTCGACCGGATGGGCGTGGAGGCGCCGAAGGGCATCCTGCTGTACGGCCCGCCCGGCACCGGGAAGACGCTGATGGCGAAGGCCGTCGCCAGCGAGACGAACGCGAACTTCATCTCCGTCAGGGGGCCACAGCTCCTCTCGAAGTGGGTCGGCGAGTCCGAGAAGGCGATCCGGCAGACGTTCCGGAAGGCCCGGCAGGTCTCCCCGACCATCATCTTCTTCGACGAGTTGGACAGCCTCGCGCCCAGCCGCGGGCAGGAGATGGGCAACAACGTCTCCGAGCGCGTCGTCAACCAGCTGCTCACCGAGCTCGACGGGCTGGAGGAGATGGGCGACGTGATGGTCATCGGCGCGAGCAACCGGCCGGACATGATCGACCCGGCGCTGATCCGCTCGGGTCGGTTCGACCGCCTCGTGATGATCGGCCAGCCGGACGAGGAGGGTCGCGAGCAGATCCTCAAGATCCACACCGGCGACACGCCGCTGGCGCCCGACGTGAGCCTCCGCGAACTCGCGGAGATCACCGACGGCTACGTCGGCTCCGACCTGGAGTCGATCGCCCGCGAGGCCGCCATCGAGGCGCTCCGGGAGGACGACGACGCCGAGGAGGTCGGGATGCGACACTTCCGCCAGGCGATGGAGAGCGTTCGTCCGACGATCACCGACGACATCCTGAGCTACTACGAGGGCGTCGAGGAGCAGTTCAAGGGCGGCGGGACGGACTCGCTGCGCAGGGACCAGGGCGGCCGGATCGGGTTCCAGTAG
- a CDS encoding cupin domain-containing protein, with the protein MDRLADALAELDPAEGTVETAELVATDDVLVKAFALGPDAELDPHEHADSTNVFHVVRGTVTVLRDDEEEPVTAPGVVLHERGAVHGARNDTDEVVAFTASLYPMPGGG; encoded by the coding sequence ATGGACCGACTCGCCGACGCACTGGCCGAACTCGACCCCGCCGAAGGGACGGTCGAGACGGCCGAACTGGTCGCCACCGACGACGTGCTCGTGAAGGCGTTCGCGCTCGGTCCGGACGCCGAACTCGACCCCCACGAGCACGCCGACAGCACGAACGTCTTCCACGTCGTCCGCGGCACCGTCACGGTGCTCCGGGACGACGAGGAGGAGCCGGTGACGGCGCCGGGCGTCGTGCTCCACGAGCGCGGCGCCGTCCACGGCGCCCGGAACGACACCGACGAGGTCGTCGCGTTCACCGCGAGCCTCTACCCGATGCCCGGCGGGGGGTGA